A genome region from Candidatus Binataceae bacterium includes the following:
- a CDS encoding toluene-4-monooxygenase system B family protein: MNEPQSLPINAKFGDDFVLQLVVITTADTMAEVARKVAHHSVGKRVRPQDRDMVVYYKGRAVARDATVTQVGIGPFQHVFVDYMSSSTTREALREEGGP, translated from the coding sequence ATGAACGAACCACAATCCCTTCCCATTAACGCCAAATTCGGCGATGACTTCGTGCTGCAATTGGTTGTCATTACAACGGCCGATACGATGGCCGAGGTCGCGAGAAAGGTCGCGCATCATTCGGTGGGAAAACGCGTGCGACCGCAGGATCGTGACATGGTTGTATATTACAAGGGACGCGCAGTGGCCCGGGACGCAACCGTAACTCAAGTCGGCATCGGACCTTTTCAGCATGTCTTCGTCGACTACATGTCTTCGTCGACTACGCGTGAGGCGCTCAGAGAGGAAGGCGGTCCATGA